The Brachyspira hyodysenteriae ATCC 27164 sequence TCAGATATTTGTCAATATATTTTACATTTAATTTACAAAAAATTTACCTAAAATATATATTTTAACACATATTACAACACAAATACAACATATATATTTTCTACAACCTAAATAAAGTAAAAAAAATTTACTTTTATAGATAATTAAATATAATATAAACTATTAAAAAACATTATTTAAATAAAATATTTGAATTTTTCATTGTATAGTATATATTCTATTCATTGCAAAAATTAATTTATAGGTGTTTATTATGTCAAATATTACAAATAATACGGAAGAAAAAAAAGAACAAATCGAATTATTATCATGTGCTTTGGAAGGAGGATGTTCTGCTAAAATTCCGCCTGATTTACTTGAAAAAACTCTAGCACCATTAATCCAAACAAAAGTAGACTCTAACCTACTCTCTGATGTTGATATAGGTGATGATGCAGGAGTTTATAAGATTTCAGATGATAACGCTTTAATATTTACAGTGGATTATTTCCCTCCTGTTATAGCAGACCCTTATGGATTCGGACAAATAGCTGCATGCAATTCAATCAGCGATATTTATGCTATGGGAGGAGAACCTAAATTAGCATTGAATATCACTATGTTTCCAAAAGATGATTCTTTAAATATATTAGCTAATATGCTTAAAGGCGGACAGGATAAAGCCACAGAAGCCGGAGTATTGGTTGTAGGAGGACATACCATAACAGATGCATCAGTAAAATACGGAATGGCTGTTATAGGTTTTGCTAATCCTAATAAAATAACTACAAATGCAGCTGCTAAAGAAGGAGACATTATAATATTTACAAAACCTCTAGGAACAGGTGCTTGTTTGGCTGCTATGAGACAGGGACTCATAAAAGAATCTCATATAGAAGATGTTTTTGAATCTATGAAAACATTAAATAAAAAAGCATGTGCTGTTATGAATAAATATAATGTTAAATGTGCCACTGATATAACAGGATTCGGACTCATAGGACATGCTTATAAAATGGCTAAAGCAAGCAATGTAACTATAGAGATTCAATCGTCAGCATTGCCTATGTTTAATAAAACTTATGAAGTGCTTGATATGGGCTGTATACCTGGAGCTGCTTTTACTAATATGCGTTATGTAGGAGACAATATCAAAGTAGATGATAATGTTGATTACAATTTAAAAATGCTTTCTTTCGATCCTCAAACTTCAGGCGGTTTATTTATATGTGCTGATAAAAGTAATGCAGAAAACATACTAGCTGATTTATGGCGTGAAGGTATTGACTGTGCATGTATAATAGGAAAAGTTAAAAATAAAGAAAAAGAATACATACATTTAATAAAATAAAAAAATAATAATTCTAAGTATATCTAAAATTACTAATTTATATATGTGTATATAAAACATATATAAATAATAAAAAATAGGGCTTAACTTTATATAAAGTAAAGCCCTTTAAAAATTCATTTATATAAATATTTTATCTATTATTTTTTGCTTGTTTTTTTAGCAGGTGCTTTTTTAGCAGTAGCTTTTTTAGCAGCTGTTACTTTAGAAGCTGTTTTTTTAGCAGCTGGTTTTTTTGCAGATGCAGTTTTAGCAGCAGCTTTTTTAGCAGCTGGTTTCTTAGCAGCAGCTTTTTTAGCTGGTTTAGAACCTATTATTCCCTGAGCAGCAGCAAGTCTTGCTATAGGTACTCTATAAGGTGAACAGCTTACATAGTTAAGTCCTATGCTGTAGCAGAACATAACTGTAGCAGGATCTCCTCCATGCTCACCGCAGATACCAACAGTAAGTTTTTTATTAGCAGCTCTACCTTTAGTAACACCAATTCTCAAAAGCTCTCCTATACCTTCCTGATCCAATGATTGGAATGGATCTTTTTCGTATATCTCTTTATTAACATAGTCTTTCAAGAATTTACCAGCATCATCTCTTGAGAAACCGCCTCCCATTTGAGTTAAGTCATTAGTACCGAATGAGAAGAATTCAGCTTCTGTAGCGATTTTGTCGGCAACTAAAGCAGCTCTAGGAACTTCTATCATAGTACCAACTTTATAATCAACTTTAGAACCTTCTTTTTCAAATACTTCATCAGCTATTTTAATGATTCTTTCCTTTATCATTTTAAGTTCTTTTAAAGTACCTACAAGAGGAATCATTATTTCAGGATGAACATCTACACCGTTTTTCTTAACTTTAACAGCAGCCTCAATGATAGCTCTAGCCTGCATATCATAGATTTCAGGATAAGTAATACCAAGACGGCAGCCTCTATGTCCAAGCATTGGGTTGAATTCATGTAAACTATCTCTAATAGCTCTAAGTTTCTCAAAAGGAACATTCATTTCATTAGAAAGTTCTTGTAATTGAGAATCTTCATGAGGAATGAATTCATGCAAAGGTGGATCAAGAAGTCTTACTGTTACAGGATATCCATTCATAGCAGTAAATATTCCGATGAAGTCTTCTCTTTGCATAGGAAGAATGCTGTCTAAAGCATCATCATAAAGTTTTCTAGGCTCTTTATATAAAGGTTCAATTTCTTCTATAGTTTTCTTATCGCCGATTTTTTCAGCAGCTTCTAATTTTTCTTTTAACTGCTTAACTTCTTCAGCAACAAGTATAAGCTGTCTTACACTCTTAATTCTGTCAGCATTGAAGAACATATGCTCAGTTCTGCAAAGTCCTATACCTTCAGCACCGAATTTTCTAGCAATTTGTGCATCATTAGGAGTATCAGCATTAGTATGAACTTCGAATTTCTTTTCTTTTCTCTTTTCATCAGCCCATTGCATAAGTTTTTTGAAGTCTTCAGACATTTCAGCTTCTTTAGTAGCAACTTGTCCTAACATAACTTCACCAGTAGAACCATCTATAGAAATATAATCACCTTCATTAACTGTATCGTCACCTACTTTCATGCATTTATTAGCATAGTCTATTTCTAAAGCACTACATCCAGCAACACAGCATTTACCCATACCGCGTGCAACAACAGCAGCATGTGAAGTAGAACCGCCTCTTGCTGTTAATATACCTTCAGCAGCGTTCATACCTTTAATATCTTCAGGGCTAGTCTCTATACGAACAAGTATAGATTGTTCTCCTGCCTCTTTCATAGCTTCAGCTCTGTCAGCAGCAAATACTACTTTACCAACAGCAGCACCAGGAGAAGCATTCAATCCTTTAGCAAGAACTTTAGCTCCTTTTTTAGCAGTAGGATCGAACATTGGGTGAAGTAATTGATCCAAATCAGAAGGATTTACTCTCATTATAGCTTCTTCTTTAGAAATTATTTTAGCTTCAGCAAGTTCAACAGCTATCCTTACAGCAGCAGCAGCAGTTCTTTTACCATTACGAGTTTGAAGCATATAAAGCTTACCTTCCTGTATAGTAAACTCCATATCCTGCATATCGCTGTAATATTTTTCTAATTGATTTTTATAACTTACTAATTGTTTATAAACAGAAGGCATAACTTCTTCAAGAGAAGGATATTTAGCCTTTCTTTCTTCTTCGCTAATATTGTTATTTTTAGCCCATTCTAAACTGCCTTCTAATGTAATTTCCTGAGGAGTTCTAATACCAGCAACAACGTCTTCACCTTGAGCATTAATTAAGAACTCGCCATAGAATTTATTTTCACCAGTAGAAGGGTTACGAGAGAAACATACACCTGTAGCAGAAGTATTTCCCATATTACCGAATACCATAGCCTGAACGTTTACAGCAGTACCTAAAAGTCCTCTTATGTCATTTAATTTTCTGTATGCTTCAGCTCTTGGGTTATTCCAGCTTCTGAATACAGCATTAATAGCATGCCATAATTGTACTTTAGGATCTTCAGGGAATTCTTCTCCCTTCTCTTCTTTATACATAGCTTTATATTTTTCTACTACTACTTTTAAATCATCAACATCTAAGTCAGTATCTTTAACCTCTTTTTCAGGTTTTCCAACTTTAGGTGCTATAGCTTTTTTTCTTTCATCTAATATTTCTTCAAATTTATCATGATCAACACCCATAGCAACATCGCCGAACATCTGTATGAATCTTCTATAAGCATCCCAAGCAAATCTAGGATTATTAGTTTTTGCTACGAGTCCTTCTACTACTTTTTCATTAATACCTAGGTTAAGAATAGTATCCATCATACCAGGCATGGATATAGCAGCTCCAGAACGAACTGAAACAAGCAAAGGCTTATTAACATCACCAAATTTCATATTCATAGCCTTTTCCAGCTTTTTGATGTTTTCATCTACTATCTTTTCTAAACCTTTAGGATATGATTTGTTTTTTGAATAATAATCACAAACCTCTGTAGTTATTGTAAATCCAGCAGGTACAGGCACTTTACTTTCTGTCATTTGTGCAAGTCCTAAACCTTTACCTCCTAAAAGAGCTTTTGTTTCTTTAGCGCCTTCAGATTTACCATTACCAAAGAAGTAAACCATCTTTTTTGATGCCATAATAAACTCTCCTCTAAAAATAAAATATTTATATAAACTTTAAGTCATTACTTATTATATAGTATAATGTTATTTTTCTTATTGTCAATTTTATTGTAAAAATTTCATTAATTTTTTTTATCTTTAATTAATTTTTGAAATAAAATTAAGCATTGAATTATTAATCAATTTTCATTTTTGCATTTTAATCTAATAACAAAAAAATATTTAAATTTTTTTTATATATTGTATAATTATTTGATGTAAAAAGGAAAATTAAAATATGCTGAAAAAAATAAATATACTCTTTGCTCTGCTATTAATAGCTTTGAATACTTACGGAGCAATAGTAATATCAACTTATAAAAAACCAAAAGAAATAAAATACAAATATAAATACAAAACTACAGAAAGAGGAAAAGTTTTAATAGTACCTAAAAATATATTGTTCGATTTTAACAGCTCAGAATTAGATTTAAATAAATATTTAAAAACTGTTCAATATGTAGGAAATCTAAGTAAAAGCACTAATATTATGATGATTATTATAGAAGGGCATATAAGTAGTGATGAAGAAAAAAAAATAACTAACGGATATGATAAAAAGGATATATTATTTTTATATAATAGAAAAGATATTGATGATTTATCATATAAAAGAGCTTATAATGTATATGTAGCTATAACAAATGGCGTTGTAAATAAATTAACCAATTATGGGCTTCAGGATTTACTAAGCGAATATAAAAAAATTGAAGAAAATAGAAGAGTTGAATTTATTTTAATAGAAAATAGTAATGATATGAATGTATATACTAATTATATAAATAATTTGATAATGTCGAAATAATGATATTTTTTATAAAAATATCCTTTATAAATATATTGTAGGTGTGAATTATGCATGATAATAATAGAGAAAAACTTTCAAGCAGATTAGGTTTTTTATTAGTTTCGGCAGGATGTGCCATAGGATTAGGTAATGTATGGAGATTTCCTTATATCACAGGAAAGTACGGCGGAGCACTTTTCGTACTTCTTTATTTAATTTCTCTTGTAATATTAGGACTTCCTATACTTGTAATGGAATTTTCAGTGGGAAGAGCTGGTAAAAGAGATTTAGCTGGTTCTTATAGAGCTTTACAAAAGCCAGGATATAAATGGCATATAGTAGGATATATACAATTATTCGGATGCGTGCTTCTTATGATGTTTTATACTACTGTAGCCGGTTGGTGTTTATCATACTGTTATTTTATGGCGGCAGGAAAACTTCAAGGGCTTACCCCCCAGCAGGTTGGAGAGTTCTTTGGTTCTGTTCTTGCTTCTCCTTCTACTTTAATATTTTGGATGACTGTAACTGTTATAATAGCAACATTTGTATGTATGATGGGACTTGAAAATGGTGTTGAAAAGGTTACTAAGGTAATGATGACTCTTCTTTTGCTGGTTCTTTTTGTACTTATAATAAGAGCAGTTACACTTCCAAATGCTAAAGAAGGACTTAAATTCTATTTACTTCCTGATACAAATAAAATGTTCAGCGGAGGGCTTAAAGGATTTTTCTCTGTTGCTTATGCTGCTATAGGTCAGTCATTCTTCACTTTAAGTCTTGGAATAGGAGCTATGACTATATTCGGAAGCTACATTGATAAAGATTACTCTCTTACAGGAGAATCTGTAATGGTTATGGGGCTTGATACTTTAATAGCATTTCTTTCAGGACTTGTAATATTTCCTACAACATTCTCTTTCGGAATAAACCCAGGAGAAGGCGCAGGATTAGTATTTTTAACTTTACCTAATATATTTAATTCTATGGTTTTAGGAAGATTATGGGGAGCATTATTTTTCTTATTCTTATCCATGGCTGCACTTACAACTATTATAGCGGTATTTGAAAATTTAATTGCATTTACTATGTCTGAAACAAAAATGCCTCGTAAAAAAACTACTATAATAGTATCAATTACTATATTTATACTAAGTTTGCCTACAGCTTTAGGATTTAATTTATTATCATTTATAAAACCTCTTGGAGAAGGAAGCACTATAGCTGATGGTTTAGACTTTTTAGTAAGCAATAATTTCCTTCCTTTAGGCGGTATAATAATACTGATATTCTGTACTAGAGAATTTGGCTGGGGTTGGAATAATTTTATGAAAGAAGCCGATACAGGAAAAGGAATGAAATTCCCTAAATGGGCTAGATTCTATGTTTCATATATTCTGCCTTTCATAGTTTTGGCAATATTTGTAATTGACTATATAAACAGATTTTTTATCTGATATATTTATAACATTGATAATAAAAAAGCTCATCTATATAAAATATACAGATGAGCTTTTTATTTTATATTAGAAAATAATTTATTCTCTAGATACATTCAATATTTTTGTTTTAAGTTCGTTTTCTATATTTCTAAGTTCTAGCTCTGCTGCTCTTCTTTTTTCTCTGCCCTCAGTCTGTATTTTCATAACCTCATCTAAAGTAGATATTAACTGCTGATTTGTATGTTTTAAAGTTTCAATATCAACTATTCCTCTTTCTGATTCTTTAGCTGTTTCTATAGTAGAAGTTTTAAGCATGTCTGCATTCTTTCTAAGTAGCTCATTTGTAGTATCAGTAACGGCTCTTTGTGCTTTTGCTGCCTCATTAGAATGATGAAGTCCTATAGCAAGAACCATTTGATTCTTCCAAAGAGGTATTGTATTTGTTATAGTTGATTGAATTTTTTCTGTCATTATAACATTATTATTCTGAACCAAACGTATTTGAGGTATTGTTTGTATAGAAATTGTCTTTGTAAGCTCTAAATCATGTATTCTTTTTTCAAATCTATTAGCTAAATCTTTAAAATCTCTAGCCATTTGCGCATCTTCAGCAGTATTACTTGCAATAGCCTTTGATTCTAAAGCAGGTATTTCATTAGCCATTAAATGATTAAGTTTCTGTTTTCCTGCCTCTATATAAATTTCAAGTTCTTTCAAATATTCTAGATTATAATTATACATTTGGTCTAAAATACTTATGTCTTTTAGAAGATTTCTTTGATGAGCTTCTAAATTTTTTACAATGCTATCAATATTAGCTTCTACACTAGTATATTTAGCTTTTAATTTAGTAATATTATTAGCAGCTTTCCTGAAGAATCCAAATAAACCTTTTCCTTTAGTCTCATTTTCTATATCAAAACCTTTAAGTTCTGTTATAACATCAGTAATAGCCTCTCCTACTTCGCCTAAATCTTTATTCATAACATTACTTAAAGTATTTTCGGAAAACTGTATCATTTTATTTTGAGCTGCTGATCCGTAAGACATTATAGATACTGAATCCTGTAAATTAATACTATTCGATAATTGATTTATTTTTGCCAAATCTTCAGGTGTAAATTGTCCATTTGAAACGCTGTTCATATCATTTAATACTTGCTGTGCTGAATTCTGAGGCTGATAATTCTGTGTATTCACAAAGTTTTGCCCCTGCATATTAACAGGTATTGCATTTTGCTGCACAGGCTGAACATTTATAACATTCTGACCTTGTATATTGTTAGGCATTACATTTGGCTGCATAGGCTGGGCATTTACAAAATTCTGTCCCTGCATATTATTAGGCATTGCATTTTGCTGCATAGGCTGGGCATTTACAATATTTTGATCTTGAATATTATTAGGCTGTTGATTATTTTCTAAGTTATTATTTTCCATAGAACCTCTCCAATTATTTATTTTTTAATTAATAACCATCTTTATCAAGCATGTTTTTTAATACATCTATATCGCTGTTTATATCCATTAATTTATTCTGATTCATTTCTACAAGCATTTTTTTCAATGCTTCATTTAATTTTATTATAACATCTTCTATTTCCTGTGCTGTTTTTTGCATATTTTCATTTTTTACAGGAAAATTACAAAAATCTATATAAGAATTAAGCATTTTTATAGCTGTAGGAAGATGATATTCATTTATTTTTTCTAGTCTTTTCTCTCCCTCTTTATTAGCTTTAGAATATGAAACCATTTCTTTTAATATACCTATCATTTCTTTTAATGCAGGAGTAAGCTCCGGATCATCTATTTTTTGAGAGAAATCTGTAATTTTATATATATTTCTTTCTGTTTCTAAAATTGTTAAACTATCTTTATTTGAATAACTGTCATTTTTATAATTATTTTGATTATAATTATTTGCATCGTCTTCTCTTGGGAAATTTCTCTGTATATTTTGTCTTAACTTCTGAAAAATAAAATCATCTTCATCTCTTGACATATATATCCTCTAAAATAAACTAAATTAATAAAACTATAAACTAAATATAAAGTAAAAATATATTTACCATTACTTGGTATATATTATAATCAATAAACATAATATTTGCAAGATTATATTAATTATTTTAAACTATAATATAATGAAGATATTCAAATGTTTTTGAAGCAGAATTATATCTTTTGCTGTCGGCTTTAAATCTGCTGTATTCTTTAATAAATAATCCGTATTTTCCTTTTTTTGACATTATTTTCTTTATATCTTCCAATGACAATAAACCTTCATTATTATAGCTTAAAAATATATATTTAGCATTAGCTTTATTTATTAACTCTTCAAATGCATTATAAACATAATTCTTATTGCAGTATAATGATTTTATTCTGTCATTTCTAAGTCCCGTTTTTCCTTTTATTACAGGATCATCATATTTAGCTATAGTTTCAAGTATATGATAATTATCTGAATATTGTCTTCTATTATATGGCGGATCTAAATATAATATATCAGTTTTAATATTTTCTATTAATTTATTGGCATCTTCATTATATACTTTATGAGCTATATCACTTGTAATAAATTCACAAGGAAAATAATTGAAAGTCTTTGAAGCCGTTTTTTTTATATCTTTTAAAAATGCTCCGTAAACTGAAGCTGTATTTGCACATTTATCAACATTTTCAAGTAAGCTGGCAAGAAGAAAATAATATTCATTTTCATTAATCTTATTATCATTAAACCATTCCTCTATTTTCATTCTTATGGCATCGCATTTCATAGCATTTTCATCTGAAAAGTATATTCTCTTATGTTCTTTATCTTTAGTGCCTCCTAAAGAATAATTATTATAAATAAAACCTCTTTTATAATCTATATTATTTAAATACTCGCATACAATTATATATTTTTCTTTAATATCGGCTTCTTTTAATTCTTTTATTTCTTCACATAAACCATTAAAATCCAAATATTTATGATTTTCTATATAATGCTTATTTAAAACATAACTGTAATACTGAATATCATTAGCTATAATTGAGAAATTTTTAGATTTAAAATACTTTCCGACAATACCTGTGCCTGCAAACAAGTCGCATAATGTATGGCAATCACTATCTATTACAGAAATTATAGATTCATATAAAAAATCTAGTAATGATAATTTACTTCCTATATAATTCATAAATTATACCTTTGTGTTCATTAACAATATACAAAACTTTAACATAAAAACTATAGTATATAAATAATTTTTTAATCTTATTATAACTACCCCACTCTATAATATAATTTGTTAATATATAAATTTTAGTATTCTAACAATTTTAATTTTTCAATATTTATTATATAATAACTTTAAAATGTTATAGAGCTATTATATAAAAAAATTATATAGATTTAGTTATTTTTTATTGATATTAAATATATATAATAAAAATCGAGCCAAAAAACTTGTGTAACTTAATTTACTATTTGAGACTTTGGCCGAAATCGAGTATAGCAATAATAAGAAATAATTTTAAGGAGAGATTTATATGAGTGAAGATATTTTATTTACAAGAAGAAGCATAAGAAAATATATTAAAGGAAAACAGGTTGAAGATGAAAAGATAGAATATATGCTTAGAGCAGCTATGTATGCACCTTCTGCCAACAACAGAAGAAATTGGGAGTTTATAGTAGTAAAAAACAGAGAAACATTAGATAAAATCATGAACTCTCACCCTTATGCTAAAATGCTAGATACTGCTACATTAGCTATAGTTGTATGCGGAGATTTATCCGATGAATCAGGTCAGCTTTATTGGCAGCAAAACTGTTCTGCAGCTTTAGAAAATTTGATGCTTGCAGCAAAAGCTAAAGATTTAGGAAGCGTTTGGATTGGTGTTGCTCCTCGTGAAGAGAGAATGAATGAAATAATAAAAATATTTAATTTACCTGATCATATTAAGCCTTTAGGAATAGTTGTTATTGGTTATCCTGACGGAGAGCCTGCAATGCCAGACAGATTTGAGCCTAATAAAATACATTATGAAAAGTATTGATAATATATATCTAAACAACTATATTTGTCAAAAATTATTTTATTATTTTTATTATTTGTGGGGACTAGCCCCCACACCCCACTTCTTTTGCGACCGAAGGGAGTGCCTGTGGTATTGCCACAGGCGAAGCCCGCCTACGGCGAGAAGCAGGCACAGCCCGCCTTCGGCGAAAGGCTACATTTAAACTTAAATTTAATAAATTATCCTACATATAATATAATTTTAGTATGATTTAGTACTAATTTCATACTTGCACTTTCGCCGCAGGCGGACTTCGTCTGGTTCTTTTTGCGGCGGGAAAAAGAACGATAAAAAATTGACAAACTTAAAAATTTTCAGTATATTAATATAAAATTATAAATATATGATAAAAAAATAAAAACAAAATTTATTATTAGGAGATTATTTATGAAAAAAATTTTTATTATATTATTTATGATTTTTGCTGTATCATTCATAAATGAAAACTATGCTCAAAATGCTACTAAAAAAGTTAATATAAGTTTCGATTATACAAAAAGACCAGGTTATTCAAGCAATCAAATAGCTGTTTGGGCTGAAGATAATAACGGAAACTATATAGCCACAATATATATTACAGATTTTACAGGAAGAAGAGAAGGCTGGACATATAGAAAGCAATCTTTAAATAATTGGCAGAAAAAAGCTAATGCTCAAAGTATAGATAAAAAAATAATTGATGCTGTATCAAAATCTACACCAAAACAAGGCAAAGTTAATATAGTTTGGGACTGCAAAGATAATCAAGGAAACATAGTAAAAGACGGCACTTACAGAATAGTTGTTGAAGCTACTATATATCAGGATAATAATGTACTTTATACTTCTGTTATAAATATAGGAAATCAGGCTAATTCTCAAAAAGCATCAGCTAAATACTCAAAACCTGAAGCTCAAAAAATAGATATAATAAAAAATGTAAATGTAAGTTTCA is a genomic window containing:
- the selD gene encoding selenide, water dikinase SelD, which codes for MSNITNNTEEKKEQIELLSCALEGGCSAKIPPDLLEKTLAPLIQTKVDSNLLSDVDIGDDAGVYKISDDNALIFTVDYFPPVIADPYGFGQIAACNSISDIYAMGGEPKLALNITMFPKDDSLNILANMLKGGQDKATEAGVLVVGGHTITDASVKYGMAVIGFANPNKITTNAAAKEGDIIIFTKPLGTGACLAAMRQGLIKESHIEDVFESMKTLNKKACAVMNKYNVKCATDITGFGLIGHAYKMAKASNVTIEIQSSALPMFNKTYEVLDMGCIPGAAFTNMRYVGDNIKVDDNVDYNLKMLSFDPQTSGGLFICADKSNAENILADLWREGIDCACIIGKVKNKEKEYIHLIK
- the ppdK gene encoding pyruvate, phosphate dikinase, whose translation is MASKKMVYFFGNGKSEGAKETKALLGGKGLGLAQMTESKVPVPAGFTITTEVCDYYSKNKSYPKGLEKIVDENIKKLEKAMNMKFGDVNKPLLVSVRSGAAISMPGMMDTILNLGINEKVVEGLVAKTNNPRFAWDAYRRFIQMFGDVAMGVDHDKFEEILDERKKAIAPKVGKPEKEVKDTDLDVDDLKVVVEKYKAMYKEEKGEEFPEDPKVQLWHAINAVFRSWNNPRAEAYRKLNDIRGLLGTAVNVQAMVFGNMGNTSATGVCFSRNPSTGENKFYGEFLINAQGEDVVAGIRTPQEITLEGSLEWAKNNNISEEERKAKYPSLEEVMPSVYKQLVSYKNQLEKYYSDMQDMEFTIQEGKLYMLQTRNGKRTAAAAVRIAVELAEAKIISKEEAIMRVNPSDLDQLLHPMFDPTAKKGAKVLAKGLNASPGAAVGKVVFAADRAEAMKEAGEQSILVRIETSPEDIKGMNAAEGILTARGGSTSHAAVVARGMGKCCVAGCSALEIDYANKCMKVGDDTVNEGDYISIDGSTGEVMLGQVATKEAEMSEDFKKLMQWADEKRKEKKFEVHTNADTPNDAQIARKFGAEGIGLCRTEHMFFNADRIKSVRQLILVAEEVKQLKEKLEAAEKIGDKKTIEEIEPLYKEPRKLYDDALDSILPMQREDFIGIFTAMNGYPVTVRLLDPPLHEFIPHEDSQLQELSNEMNVPFEKLRAIRDSLHEFNPMLGHRGCRLGITYPEIYDMQARAIIEAAVKVKKNGVDVHPEIMIPLVGTLKELKMIKERIIKIADEVFEKEGSKVDYKVGTMIEVPRAALVADKIATEAEFFSFGTNDLTQMGGGFSRDDAGKFLKDYVNKEIYEKDPFQSLDQEGIGELLRIGVTKGRAANKKLTVGICGEHGGDPATVMFCYSIGLNYVSCSPYRVPIARLAAAQGIIGSKPAKKAAAKKPAAKKAAAKTASAKKPAAKKTASKVTAAKKATAKKAPAKKTSKK
- a CDS encoding OmpA family protein, producing MLKKINILFALLLIALNTYGAIVISTYKKPKEIKYKYKYKTTERGKVLIVPKNILFDFNSSELDLNKYLKTVQYVGNLSKSTNIMMIIIEGHISSDEEKKITNGYDKKDILFLYNRKDIDDLSYKRAYNVYVAITNGVVNKLTNYGLQDLLSEYKKIEENRRVEFILIENSNDMNVYTNYINNLIMSK
- a CDS encoding sodium-dependent transporter; amino-acid sequence: MHDNNREKLSSRLGFLLVSAGCAIGLGNVWRFPYITGKYGGALFVLLYLISLVILGLPILVMEFSVGRAGKRDLAGSYRALQKPGYKWHIVGYIQLFGCVLLMMFYTTVAGWCLSYCYFMAAGKLQGLTPQQVGEFFGSVLASPSTLIFWMTVTVIIATFVCMMGLENGVEKVTKVMMTLLLLVLFVLIIRAVTLPNAKEGLKFYLLPDTNKMFSGGLKGFFSVAYAAIGQSFFTLSLGIGAMTIFGSYIDKDYSLTGESVMVMGLDTLIAFLSGLVIFPTTFSFGINPGEGAGLVFLTLPNIFNSMVLGRLWGALFFLFLSMAALTTIIAVFENLIAFTMSETKMPRKKTTIIVSITIFILSLPTALGFNLLSFIKPLGEGSTIADGLDFLVSNNFLPLGGIIILIFCTREFGWGWNNFMKEADTGKGMKFPKWARFYVSYILPFIVLAIFVIDYINRFFI
- a CDS encoding toxic anion resistance protein, with the protein product MENNNLENNQQPNNIQDQNIVNAQPMQQNAMPNNMQGQNFVNAQPMQPNVMPNNIQGQNVINVQPVQQNAIPVNMQGQNFVNTQNYQPQNSAQQVLNDMNSVSNGQFTPEDLAKINQLSNSINLQDSVSIMSYGSAAQNKMIQFSENTLSNVMNKDLGEVGEAITDVITELKGFDIENETKGKGLFGFFRKAANNITKLKAKYTSVEANIDSIVKNLEAHQRNLLKDISILDQMYNYNLEYLKELEIYIEAGKQKLNHLMANEIPALESKAIASNTAEDAQMARDFKDLANRFEKRIHDLELTKTISIQTIPQIRLVQNNNVIMTEKIQSTITNTIPLWKNQMVLAIGLHHSNEAAKAQRAVTDTTNELLRKNADMLKTSTIETAKESERGIVDIETLKHTNQQLISTLDEVMKIQTEGREKRRAAELELRNIENELKTKILNVSRE
- a CDS encoding 5-bromo-4-chloroindolyl phosphate hydrolysis family protein, with amino-acid sequence MSRDEDDFIFQKLRQNIQRNFPREDDANNYNQNNYKNDSYSNKDSLTILETERNIYKITDFSQKIDDPELTPALKEMIGILKEMVSYSKANKEGEKRLEKINEYHLPTAIKMLNSYIDFCNFPVKNENMQKTAQEIEDVIIKLNEALKKMLVEMNQNKLMDINSDIDVLKNMLDKDGY
- a CDS encoding DNA adenine methylase, giving the protein MNYIGSKLSLLDFLYESIISVIDSDCHTLCDLFAGTGIVGKYFKSKNFSIIANDIQYYSYVLNKHYIENHKYLDFNGLCEEIKELKEADIKEKYIIVCEYLNNIDYKRGFIYNNYSLGGTKDKEHKRIYFSDENAMKCDAIRMKIEEWFNDNKINENEYYFLLASLLENVDKCANTASVYGAFLKDIKKTASKTFNYFPCEFITSDIAHKVYNEDANKLIENIKTDILYLDPPYNRRQYSDNYHILETIAKYDDPVIKGKTGLRNDRIKSLYCNKNYVYNAFEELINKANAKYIFLSYNNEGLLSLEDIKKIMSKKGKYGLFIKEYSRFKADSKRYNSASKTFEYLHYIIV
- a CDS encoding nitroreductase family protein translates to MSEDILFTRRSIRKYIKGKQVEDEKIEYMLRAAMYAPSANNRRNWEFIVVKNRETLDKIMNSHPYAKMLDTATLAIVVCGDLSDESGQLYWQQNCSAALENLMLAAKAKDLGSVWIGVAPREERMNEIIKIFNLPDHIKPLGIVVIGYPDGEPAMPDRFEPNKIHYEKY
- a CDS encoding DUF2271 domain-containing protein; its protein translation is MKKIFIILFMIFAVSFINENYAQNATKKVNISFDYTKRPGYSSNQIAVWAEDNNGNYIATIYITDFTGRREGWTYRKQSLNNWQKKANAQSIDKKIIDAVSKSTPKQGKVNIVWDCKDNQGNIVKDGTYRIVVEATIYQDNNVLYTSVINIGNQANSQKASAKYSKPEAQKIDIIKNVNVSFMP